In one Pogona vitticeps strain Pit_001003342236 chromosome 14, PviZW2.1, whole genome shotgun sequence genomic region, the following are encoded:
- the LOC110082902 gene encoding coiled-coil domain-containing protein 157-like isoform X1, whose translation MKAKMVDRDEVQKLEDRLQAQASQLESARQQLDRASVALEKERAKADSMLRHKEVGWSLQAKQRALMQQLDGLDQECEQLKASLADGEEEQQMMRDRLKETQEEKRGVQQQLEVQQKLTERAQHEKQTVEQSAAELQRTISELGELIEEMKEKQRLLVFFPDLHVPVEAQFESTGDVMEDMGKQLQANNIRISILEEENARLRTALTKMKEVTQLEGPKLVPPAQLWIQPPAKATSEDGERQPPVWYAGGRGSQGAPASHSSPNRAILGSAGQNRARSGHALARDGSASRRPPSEGKRAKPPSGQASRKAAFHFSCEEGSGLGAFARAQGRDQVLGHPAHGAWSHQK comes from the exons ATGAAAGCGAAGATGGTGGACAGAGACGAAGTGCAGAAACTGGAAGACCGGCTCCAGGCCCAGGCGAGCCAGCTGGAAAGTGCCAGGCAGCAACTGGACCGGGCCAGCGTGGCGCTGGAGAAGGAGCGGGCCAAGGCAGACAGCATGCTCCGGCACAAAGAGGTGGGATGG TCCCTGCAGGCGAAGCAAAGGGCTCTGATGCAGCAGCTGGACGGTCTGGACCAGGAATGCGAGCAGTTGAAGGCCAGTCTGGCTGACGGGGAAGAGGAGCAGCAGATGATGAGGGACCGGctgaaggagacccaggaggagaAGCGGGGGGTCCAGCAACAACTGGAGGTCCAGCAG AAACTTACGGAAAGAGCGCAGCACGAAAAGCAGACGGTGGAGCAGTCGGCTGCTGAGCTGCAAAGGACGATCTCTGAGCTGGGAGAGCTGATCGAGGAGATGAAGGAGAAGCAGAGGCTCTTGGTGTTCTTCCCGGACCTCCACGTCCCTGTGGAGGCTCAGTTTGAAA GCACAGGGGACGTCATGGAAGACATGGGGAAGCAGCTGCAGGCCAACAACATCCGCATCAGCATCTTGGAGGAGGAGAACGCGCGCCTCCGCACGGCCCTGACCAAAATGAAAGAGGTGACCCAGCTGGAAGGGCCGAAG ctTGTACCTCCGGCCCAGCTGTGGATTCAGCCTCCTGCGAAAGCCACCAGCGAAGACGGCGAGAGGCAACCTCCTGTATG GTATGCCGGAGGAAGAGGCTCCCAGGGAGCTCCAGCAAGCCATTCTTCCCCCAACCGGGCCATCTTGGGAAGCGCTGGCCAGAACAGGGCACGGAGTGGCCACGCCCTAGCTAGAGATGGCTCAGCCTCCCGAAGGCCGCCCAGCGAAGGCAAGCGAGCGAAGCCTCCTTCAGGACAAGCTTCTCGGAAAGCAGCGTTCCACTTCTCATGCGAGGAGGGCTCTGGCCTCGGTGCCTTCGCCAGAGCGCAAGGAAGAGACCAGGTCCTTGGCCACCCAGCCCACGGGGCTTGGAGCCACCAGAAATAA
- the LOC110082902 gene encoding uncharacterized protein LOC110082902 isoform X2: MKAKMVDRDEVQKLEDRLQAQASQLESARQQLDRASVALEKERAKADSMLRHKESLQAKQRALMQQLDGLDQECEQLKASLADGEEEQQMMRDRLKETQEEKRGVQQQLEVQQKLTERAQHEKQTVEQSAAELQRTISELGELIEEMKEKQRLLVFFPDLHVPVEAQFESTGDVMEDMGKQLQANNIRISILEEENARLRTALTKMKEVTQLEGPKLVPPAQLWIQPPAKATSEDGERQPPVWYAGGRGSQGAPASHSSPNRAILGSAGQNRARSGHALARDGSASRRPPSEGKRAKPPSGQASRKAAFHFSCEEGSGLGAFARAQGRDQVLGHPAHGAWSHQK; encoded by the exons ATGAAAGCGAAGATGGTGGACAGAGACGAAGTGCAGAAACTGGAAGACCGGCTCCAGGCCCAGGCGAGCCAGCTGGAAAGTGCCAGGCAGCAACTGGACCGGGCCAGCGTGGCGCTGGAGAAGGAGCGGGCCAAGGCAGACAGCATGCTCCGGCACAAAGAG TCCCTGCAGGCGAAGCAAAGGGCTCTGATGCAGCAGCTGGACGGTCTGGACCAGGAATGCGAGCAGTTGAAGGCCAGTCTGGCTGACGGGGAAGAGGAGCAGCAGATGATGAGGGACCGGctgaaggagacccaggaggagaAGCGGGGGGTCCAGCAACAACTGGAGGTCCAGCAG AAACTTACGGAAAGAGCGCAGCACGAAAAGCAGACGGTGGAGCAGTCGGCTGCTGAGCTGCAAAGGACGATCTCTGAGCTGGGAGAGCTGATCGAGGAGATGAAGGAGAAGCAGAGGCTCTTGGTGTTCTTCCCGGACCTCCACGTCCCTGTGGAGGCTCAGTTTGAAA GCACAGGGGACGTCATGGAAGACATGGGGAAGCAGCTGCAGGCCAACAACATCCGCATCAGCATCTTGGAGGAGGAGAACGCGCGCCTCCGCACGGCCCTGACCAAAATGAAAGAGGTGACCCAGCTGGAAGGGCCGAAG ctTGTACCTCCGGCCCAGCTGTGGATTCAGCCTCCTGCGAAAGCCACCAGCGAAGACGGCGAGAGGCAACCTCCTGTATG GTATGCCGGAGGAAGAGGCTCCCAGGGAGCTCCAGCAAGCCATTCTTCCCCCAACCGGGCCATCTTGGGAAGCGCTGGCCAGAACAGGGCACGGAGTGGCCACGCCCTAGCTAGAGATGGCTCAGCCTCCCGAAGGCCGCCCAGCGAAGGCAAGCGAGCGAAGCCTCCTTCAGGACAAGCTTCTCGGAAAGCAGCGTTCCACTTCTCATGCGAGGAGGGCTCTGGCCTCGGTGCCTTCGCCAGAGCGCAAGGAAGAGACCAGGTCCTTGGCCACCCAGCCCACGGGGCTTGGAGCCACCAGAAATAA
- the LOC110082903 gene encoding coiled-coil domain-containing protein 157-like isoform X2, with translation MVTMLVNQNCMESLRKDITDLQGTVISVFSCIGAVHYPSWKFPDKVSCDLDLVALLERYDFSENDPEFTQHSHVVLLELVIDRLLLLLQSFMGYTDSLIGEHTRPPSRTTRPCMSIGLAVKKYWISMLKLGTLYQQLAAEVGALRSLVSAARPPKELQQRRFLQPESFLTAHGS, from the exons TGCGGAAGGACATCACCGATCTTCAAGGGACAGTCATCAGCGTGTTCTCCTGCATCGGGGCTGTGCACTACCCCTCCTGGAAGTTTCCTGATAAGGTATCTTGTGATCTGGACTTGGTAGCTTTGCTGGAGCGCTATGACTTCTCGGAGAATGATCCCGAATTCACCCAGCATTCCCATGTGGTTCTTCTGGAACTTGTGATTGACAG GTTGCTATTGCTGCTTCAGAGCTTCATGGGATACACAGACAGCTTAATCGGTGAACACACCCGGCCTCCCTCCAGGACAACAAGACCTTGCATGTCTATTGGGCTGGCAGTAAAAAAGTACTGGATTAGCATGCTGAAACTGGGCACCCTCTATCAGCAGCTGGCAGCAGAGGTAGGCGCCTTAAGGAGCTTGGTGTCTGCTGCACGCCCACCAA AAGAATTGCAGCAGAGAAGGTTCCTCCAGCCCGAAAGCTTTCTCACAGCCCACGGAAGCTGA
- the LOC110082903 gene encoding coiled-coil domain-containing protein 157-like isoform X1: MVTMLVNQNCMESLRKDITDLQGTVISVFSCIGAVHYPSWKFPDKVSCDLDLVALLERYDFSENDPEFTQHSHVVLLELVIDRLLLLLQSFMGYTDSLIGEHTRPPSRTTRPCMSIGLAVKKYWISMLKLGTLYQQLAAEKNCSREGSSSPKAFSQPTEAENMRTESSSSSHSESEVTLPSFQSSPLTSSARSRQMDSHLAAPSGAQSAHGPATSVQSIQTQTTEWSAEPCDVCERAQASLREVGRGIINICNSQNLPSSLSRFLELAGEAPDTKPLRAMDVSYWATEQSKDLSRINKHLRTLVELINPLKGALEESEKQREELRNQLETLEGRLQKEKEAQEQERKEAERLFERKHAESLEQAASLEKEKKELQNSEYLSLNQTFPKGSSTFRNLVLTTIPKHCLARRVMGVVVPQAKPCSGPGQKRWACIF, from the exons TGCGGAAGGACATCACCGATCTTCAAGGGACAGTCATCAGCGTGTTCTCCTGCATCGGGGCTGTGCACTACCCCTCCTGGAAGTTTCCTGATAAGGTATCTTGTGATCTGGACTTGGTAGCTTTGCTGGAGCGCTATGACTTCTCGGAGAATGATCCCGAATTCACCCAGCATTCCCATGTGGTTCTTCTGGAACTTGTGATTGACAG GTTGCTATTGCTGCTTCAGAGCTTCATGGGATACACAGACAGCTTAATCGGTGAACACACCCGGCCTCCCTCCAGGACAACAAGACCTTGCATGTCTATTGGGCTGGCAGTAAAAAAGTACTGGATTAGCATGCTGAAACTGGGCACCCTCTATCAGCAGCTGGCAGCAGAG AAGAATTGCAGCAGAGAAGGTTCCTCCAGCCCGAAAGCTTTCTCACAGCCCACGGAAGCTGAGAACATGCGCACAGAAAGCAGCTCCTCATCGCACTCGGAGTCGGAGGTCACTTTACCAAGCTTCCAGTCTTCCCCGTTAACATCATCTGCCAGGAGCAGGCAGATGGACAGTCACCTCGCCGCTCCCTCTGGGGCACAGTCAGCACATGGTCCTGCCACATCTGTGCAGAGTATCCAAACTCAGACCACGGAGTGGTCCGCGGAGCCTTGCGATGTGTGCGAGAGAGCCCAGGCCAGCCTCCGCGAAGTGGGCAGGGGCATCATTAACATCTGCAACAGCCAGAACCTTCCTTCCTCTCTGAGCAGATTCCTGGAGCTGGCAGGGGAGGCCCCGGACACCAAGCCCCTCAGGGCCATGGACGTGAGCTACTGGGCCACCGAGCAAAGCAAAGACCTCTCCAGGATTAACAAGCATCTCCGAACGCTGGTGGAACTCATCAATCCCTTGAAGGGGGCGCTGGAGGAGtctgagaagcagagagaggagCTGAGGAACCAGCTGGAGACCTTGGAGGGCCGCcttcagaaggagaaagaagcccaggagcaggaaaggaaagaggcagaGCGGCTGTTCGAAAGAAAGCACGCCGAGAGCCTGGAGCAGGCGGCCTcgctggagaaagagaaaaaggagctTCAAAACAGTGAATATCTTTCCCTTAACCAGACTTTTCCAAAGGGTTCATCAACATTTAGAAATCTGGTTTTAACCACAATTCCCAAACACTGTCTGGCGAGAAgggttatgggagttgtggttccCCAAGCCAAGCCTTGCTCTGGCCCAGGGCAGAAGAGATGGGCCTGCATTTTCTAG